A single genomic interval of Saccharothrix saharensis harbors:
- a CDS encoding S9 family peptidase, whose protein sequence is MRPDDLQSLTQPGSVAVRGDLVLVNVSIPDVAANAYRGGLHRVALDGGGATRWTWAERDLAPRISPDGRWVAFLRVSGRGEPPQLHVMPADGGEARALTDLGLGAGVPVWAPDSRRLAFTSRVPEPGRYGTPPVDGGEAPTPDAEAPRHITRLDYRMDDIGFTADRHARLFTVDALDPDAEPVELTGGTFSAADPAWTADGAAVLFLAERDLGAAEGFHNDVYRVPATGGEPELVVRAPGAAMLPVALPDGGLLFYSPEHAPSTSAVARNTSLWRFDGEGLTRLTDTETVDCEKAAGAPVVTDAGVLVAVRNRGAVELRRVPLDAVDAVLADLELLAGEQAEVKSFAADGDRVVAVVSRADNTGEVELVGGGVLTDFGSAVPLRPAVELTGTAPDGYPVHGWLVLPEGEGPHPVLLAVHGGPFMYHGWGFFDEAQVYAAAGYAVVLPNPRGSAGYGQAHGQAVIGGFGTVDVDDILAVLDVALERPGLDADRVGVMGGSYGGFMTSWLAAHHGERFRAAWSERAVNAWDSFAGSSDIGWFFTDAYCGPGLEAQRAMSPLTYAEKITMPFMVVHSEHDWRCPLEQAQRLFVALRRNGVEAEMLVFPGEGHELTRSGKPRHRAQRFEAVLDWWARHLA, encoded by the coding sequence GTGCGCCCCGATGACTTGCAGTCGTTGACCCAGCCCGGCTCCGTGGCGGTGCGTGGGGACCTCGTCCTGGTGAACGTCTCCATCCCGGACGTCGCCGCGAACGCCTACCGGGGCGGACTGCACCGCGTCGCCCTGGACGGCGGCGGGGCCACACGGTGGACGTGGGCGGAACGCGACCTGGCACCCCGGATCTCACCGGACGGCCGCTGGGTCGCGTTCCTGCGCGTCAGCGGGCGGGGCGAGCCGCCGCAGCTGCACGTGATGCCGGCCGACGGCGGTGAGGCCCGCGCGCTGACCGACCTGGGGCTGGGCGCGGGCGTGCCGGTGTGGGCGCCGGACTCGCGGCGGCTCGCGTTCACCTCGCGGGTTCCCGAACCCGGCCGCTACGGCACGCCGCCGGTCGACGGCGGGGAGGCGCCGACGCCGGACGCCGAGGCGCCGCGGCACATCACCCGGCTCGACTACCGGATGGACGACATCGGCTTCACCGCCGACCGGCACGCGCGCCTGTTCACCGTCGACGCGCTCGACCCGGACGCCGAGCCGGTGGAGCTGACCGGCGGCACGTTCTCCGCGGCGGACCCCGCCTGGACCGCCGACGGCGCGGCCGTGCTGTTCCTGGCCGAGCGCGACCTCGGCGCGGCCGAGGGTTTCCACAACGACGTCTACCGCGTGCCCGCCACCGGCGGCGAGCCCGAGCTGGTGGTGCGCGCCCCCGGCGCGGCGATGCTCCCGGTCGCGCTGCCCGACGGCGGCCTGCTCTTCTACTCGCCCGAGCACGCGCCCAGCACGTCGGCCGTCGCGCGCAACACGAGCCTGTGGCGGTTCGACGGCGAGGGGCTGACCCGGCTCACCGACACGGAGACCGTCGACTGCGAGAAGGCCGCCGGCGCACCGGTGGTGACCGACGCGGGCGTGCTGGTGGCGGTCCGCAACCGGGGCGCGGTCGAGCTGCGCCGCGTGCCGCTGGACGCCGTCGACGCCGTGCTGGCCGACCTGGAGCTGCTCGCGGGCGAGCAGGCCGAGGTGAAGTCGTTCGCCGCGGACGGCGACCGGGTCGTGGCCGTGGTGTCGCGGGCGGACAACACCGGCGAGGTCGAGCTCGTCGGCGGCGGCGTGCTCACCGACTTCGGCTCCGCCGTGCCGCTGCGGCCGGCGGTCGAGCTGACCGGCACCGCGCCGGACGGCTACCCGGTGCACGGCTGGCTCGTGCTGCCCGAGGGCGAGGGGCCGCACCCGGTGCTGCTCGCCGTGCACGGCGGCCCGTTCATGTACCACGGCTGGGGCTTCTTCGACGAGGCGCAGGTGTACGCCGCGGCCGGGTACGCGGTCGTGCTGCCCAACCCGCGCGGGTCCGCCGGGTACGGCCAGGCGCACGGCCAGGCCGTGATCGGCGGCTTCGGCACGGTCGACGTGGACGACATCCTCGCCGTGCTGGACGTCGCGCTGGAGCGGCCCGGGCTCGACGCCGACCGCGTCGGCGTGATGGGCGGCTCCTACGGCGGCTTCATGACCTCCTGGCTGGCCGCGCACCACGGCGAGCGGTTCCGCGCCGCGTGGAGCGAGCGCGCCGTCAACGCGTGGGACTCGTTCGCCGGGTCGTCGGACATCGGCTGGTTCTTCACCGACGCCTACTGCGGGCCCGGCCTGGAGGCGCAGCGCGCGATGAGCCCGCTGACCTACGCCGAGAAGATCACCATGCCGTTCATGGTGGTGCACTCCGAGCACGACTGGCGCTGCCCGCTGGAGCAGGCGCAGCGGCTGTTCGTGGCGCTGCGCCGCAACGGCGTCGAGGCCGAGATGCTGGTGTTCCCCGGCGAGGGCCACGAGCTGACCCGCTCGGGCAAGCCGCGCCACCGGGCGCAGCGGTTCGAGGCCGTGCTGGACTGGTGGGCGCGCCACTTGGCCTGA
- a CDS encoding DNA-binding protein, translating to MSPALEAVLAKAGLQVTPDEFLSLVADAAKKLAPPHPDPASYFPPDQRDALEDVGLDLSPHRVTDDQGRARTVVAHAVLRDSALTVAEAARQLGVDTSRIRHRLGVGRLVGWKDRGSWRLPAWQFAGAGVLPGLEAVLAAVPPDQPALVVAGFMTTEQEDLVVDGAPTTPREWLLAGGEPRRVAALAEQVGTPA from the coding sequence ATGAGTCCCGCGCTGGAGGCGGTCTTGGCCAAGGCAGGCTTGCAGGTCACCCCCGACGAGTTCCTGTCGCTCGTGGCCGACGCGGCGAAGAAGCTGGCCCCACCCCATCCGGACCCGGCGAGCTACTTCCCGCCCGACCAGCGCGACGCGCTGGAGGACGTCGGCCTCGACCTGAGCCCGCACCGCGTCACCGACGACCAGGGACGCGCGCGGACCGTGGTGGCGCACGCCGTGCTCCGGGACTCCGCGTTGACCGTCGCCGAGGCCGCGCGGCAGCTCGGCGTCGACACCAGCCGCATCCGGCACCGGCTCGGCGTCGGCCGCCTGGTCGGCTGGAAGGACCGGGGGAGCTGGCGGCTGCCCGCCTGGCAGTTCGCGGGCGCCGGGGTCCTGCCGGGCCTGGAGGCCGTGCTCGCGGCCGTGCCGCCGGACCAGCCCGCGCTCGTGGTCGCCGGGTTCATGACGACCGAGCAGGAGGACCTGGTGGTGGACGGCGCGCCCACGACACCGCGCGAGTGGCTGCTGGCCGGCGGCGAACCCCGTCGCGTGGCCGCGCTGGCCGAGCAGGTGGGCACGCCCGCCTGA
- a CDS encoding Crp/Fnr family transcriptional regulator, with product MVIPSTWPTGTYLATVSATGREALLRLGVQKVFRRGEPLVRESDASDHLILLVQGLVKATVTLENGRVALLNVKVGGDLVGEMAFLSGKPRSATVTACVDTRARVITSAQFTDFLTRYPAAHFDLDKMILRTLEWGEQRRMDFNGYPASVRLARVLAYLTDAYGQQGPDGIALKLNLTQGEIGSLVGVEEDTARREFRTLRDRGVITMGYRATTIVDRDVLRQIAEL from the coding sequence ATGGTGATCCCATCGACCTGGCCCACCGGCACGTACCTCGCGACGGTGTCCGCCACCGGCCGCGAGGCGCTGCTGCGCCTGGGCGTGCAGAAGGTGTTCCGGCGCGGTGAACCGCTGGTGCGCGAGTCCGACGCGTCCGACCACCTGATCCTGCTCGTCCAAGGCCTGGTGAAGGCCACGGTGACGCTGGAGAACGGGCGGGTCGCGCTGCTCAACGTCAAGGTGGGCGGCGACCTGGTCGGCGAGATGGCGTTCCTGAGCGGCAAGCCGCGCTCGGCGACCGTGACCGCGTGCGTCGACACCCGCGCGCGGGTGATCACCTCCGCGCAGTTCACCGACTTCCTCACCCGGTACCCGGCCGCCCACTTCGACCTCGACAAGATGATCCTGCGCACGCTGGAGTGGGGCGAGCAGCGGCGCATGGACTTCAACGGCTACCCGGCGTCGGTGCGGCTGGCCCGGGTGCTGGCCTACCTCACCGACGCCTACGGTCAGCAGGGCCCCGACGGCATCGCGTTGAAGCTCAACCTGACCCAGGGCGAGATCGGGTCGCTCGTCGGCGTGGAGGAGGACACCGCACGCCGGGAGTTCCGCACGCTGCGCGACCGCGGTGTCATCACCATGGGGTACCGGGCCACCACGATCGTGGATCGGGACGTGCTGCGGCAGATCGCCGAGCTGTGA
- a CDS encoding GNAT family N-acetyltransferase codes for MQWTVRAGRPDDAPEIARINVDAWQHSYRGIVDDPVLDRMLPESRLPAWARVLRLPEPSRVFVAVDESTGRIGAYCAVDAVREAKDAHPDLHTGELVAIYADPRYHGRGAGHEVHEAGLRHLMDQGFRYAVLWVFQDNARSRGFYESHGWRHDGLVHRYELGGQELPEVRYGRFLPAPRRRRQPSRV; via the coding sequence ATGCAGTGGACCGTGCGGGCCGGACGGCCCGACGACGCGCCCGAGATCGCCCGGATCAACGTGGACGCGTGGCAGCACTCGTACCGGGGGATAGTGGACGACCCGGTGCTGGACCGGATGCTGCCCGAGAGCAGGCTCCCGGCGTGGGCGCGCGTGCTGCGGCTGCCCGAACCCAGTCGGGTGTTCGTCGCGGTCGACGAGAGCACGGGCCGGATCGGCGCGTACTGCGCGGTCGACGCGGTCCGCGAGGCCAAGGACGCGCACCCCGACCTGCACACCGGCGAGCTGGTGGCGATCTACGCCGACCCCCGCTACCACGGTCGGGGCGCGGGCCACGAGGTGCACGAGGCCGGGCTGCGCCACCTGATGGACCAGGGGTTCCGGTACGCGGTCCTGTGGGTCTTCCAGGACAACGCCCGCAGCCGCGGGTTCTACGAGTCGCACGGCTGGCGGCACGACGGGCTGGTGCACCGCTACGAGCTGGGCGGCCAGGAACTGCCCGAGGTCCGCTACGGCCGGTTCCTCCCCGCGCCGCGCCGGCGGCGTCAGCCGAGCAGGGTGTAG
- a CDS encoding RES family NAD+ phosphorylase produces MSRLPQPPSPAVLQANLRRTEDVVAVHRATRLVRVFAAKGLHPQRWNSFRYTGPLPHARFDTQQPGPDGSPTHAHDQGVLYFGLTVRTSVAEVFQATSVVDRRTRSPFLVILRPRRTLRLLDLTGLWPTRAGASQEISSGPKALTQQWARAIRAAYPELDGLWYRSSMDSGAPAVCLWDPPGGTGLPASPDVLLPLEHPGLDLPLARVCEELNYTLLG; encoded by the coding sequence ATGTCACGGCTACCCCAGCCGCCTTCTCCCGCTGTGCTCCAGGCGAACCTGCGCCGCACCGAGGACGTCGTGGCGGTGCACCGCGCCACCCGGCTGGTGCGCGTCTTCGCCGCGAAGGGGCTGCACCCGCAGCGGTGGAACAGCTTCCGCTACACCGGTCCGCTGCCGCACGCGCGGTTCGACACCCAGCAGCCCGGCCCGGACGGCTCGCCGACGCACGCCCACGACCAAGGGGTGCTCTACTTCGGCCTGACCGTGCGGACGTCGGTGGCCGAGGTGTTCCAGGCGACGTCGGTGGTGGACCGGCGCACGCGCAGCCCGTTCCTGGTGATCCTGCGGCCCCGCCGGACGCTGCGGCTGCTCGACCTCACCGGCCTGTGGCCGACCCGCGCGGGCGCGTCGCAGGAGATCAGCTCCGGGCCCAAGGCGCTCACCCAGCAGTGGGCGCGGGCGATCCGCGCGGCCTACCCCGAGCTGGACGGCCTGTGGTACCGCTCGTCGATGGACTCCGGCGCCCCGGCGGTGTGCCTGTGGGACCCGCCGGGCGGCACGGGCCTGCCCGCCTCGCCGGACGTGCTGCTGCCGCTGGAGCACCCCGGCCTCGACCTGCCGCTGGCGCGCGTGTGCGAGGAGCTGAACTACACCCTGCTCGGCTGA
- a CDS encoding TerC family protein, with amino-acid sequence MSVPVWLWFATIAGLVVLLAIDLFIVDRKPHEVTIGEAARWVTFYVGVAVLFGLGIWYFSGGVYAGEFFAGYITEYSLSVDNLFIFLIIMTTFKVPAIHQHKVLLIGILMALVMRGIFIAVGAAVIAQFSWVFYLFGAFLIYTGYKLARTDHDEEEEEYKENVALKVVRKVYPVTDSYQGSKSFVKINGKRFVTPMFIVIVAIGTTDLLFALDSIPAIFGLTKEPFLVFTANAFALMGLRQLYFLLGGLLNKLVYLSIGLSVILGFIGVKLILEALHTNSLPFLNGGEPLHVPTIGIEVSLAVIIGVLAITTVASLVKVRRHPEAVKPVPTPSDHL; translated from the coding sequence ACCATCGGCGAAGCCGCCCGGTGGGTCACCTTCTACGTGGGCGTGGCGGTCCTGTTCGGCCTGGGCATCTGGTACTTCTCGGGCGGTGTCTACGCGGGTGAGTTCTTCGCGGGGTACATCACCGAGTACTCGCTGAGCGTCGACAACCTGTTCATCTTCTTGATCATCATGACCACCTTCAAGGTGCCCGCGATCCACCAGCACAAGGTGCTGCTGATCGGCATCCTGATGGCGCTGGTCATGCGCGGCATCTTCATCGCCGTCGGCGCGGCGGTCATCGCGCAGTTCAGCTGGGTCTTCTACCTCTTCGGCGCGTTCCTCATCTACACCGGCTACAAGCTGGCGCGCACGGACCACGACGAGGAGGAAGAGGAGTACAAGGAGAACGTGGCGCTCAAGGTCGTCCGCAAGGTCTACCCGGTGACCGACAGCTACCAGGGCTCGAAGTCGTTCGTGAAGATCAACGGCAAGCGGTTCGTCACGCCGATGTTCATCGTCATCGTCGCCATCGGCACCACGGACCTGCTGTTCGCGCTCGACTCGATCCCGGCGATCTTCGGCCTGACCAAGGAGCCGTTCCTGGTCTTCACCGCGAACGCGTTCGCGCTGATGGGTCTGCGGCAGCTGTACTTCCTGCTCGGCGGCCTGCTGAACAAGCTGGTGTACCTGTCGATCGGCCTGTCGGTGATCCTCGGCTTCATCGGCGTGAAGCTGATCCTGGAGGCGCTGCACACCAACTCGCTGCCGTTCCTCAACGGCGGTGAGCCGCTGCACGTGCCCACGATCGGCATCGAGGTGTCGCTGGCGGTGATCATCGGCGTGCTGGCCATCACCACCGTCGCCAGCCTGGTCAAGGTGCGCCGGCACCCGGAGGCGGTCAAGCCGGTTCCGACGCCCAGTGACCATCTGTGA